In Sphaeramia orbicularis chromosome 1, fSphaOr1.1, whole genome shotgun sequence, a genomic segment contains:
- the mcrip2 gene encoding MAPK regulated corepressor interacting protein 2, giving the protein MMYTITRGPSKLVTQRRTGPTQQIESKFSDLKLKPTSWLTSNSPPPKIVFNRLNGKRYHGAATQKSNSAAEGFTPAHEENVRFVYEAWQEVEQKLGNDGETTGSQGPIQYSEKTPNSAMKNFVPIDLEEWWAQRFLANIANLS; this is encoded by the exons ATGATGTACACAATCACCAGAGGTCCCAGCAAACTTGTTACACAACGGAGGACAG gTCCCACACAACAAATTGAGAGCAAGTTCAGCGACTTGAAGCTAAAACCAACGTCTTGGCTCACGTCAAA CTCTCCGCCTCCAAAGATAGTCTTCAATCGCCTGAACGGGAAACGCTACCACGGCGCTGCCACACAGAAGAGCAACAGCGCGGCAGAAGGATTCACTCCTGCACATGAGGAGAACGTCAGATTTGTGTATGAAG CGTGGCAGGAGGTGGAGCAGAAGTTGGGCAACGATGGAGAAACGACAGGCAGCCAGGGGCCCATCCAGTACAGTGAGAAGACCCCCAATTCTGCAATGAAGA ATTTTGTGCCCATAGACCTGGAGGAGTGGTGGGCTCAGCGCTTCCTTGCCAACATTGCCAACCTGTCGTGA